Proteins encoded by one window of Canis aureus isolate CA01 chromosome 13, VMU_Caureus_v.1.0, whole genome shotgun sequence:
- the ARHGEF40 gene encoding rho guanine nucleotide exchange factor 40 isoform X3, with amino-acid sequence MEPEPVEDCVQSTLAALYPPFEATAPTLLGQVFQVVERTYREDALRYTLDFLVPAKHLLAKVQQEACAQYSGFLFFHEGWPLCLHEQVVVQLAALPWQLLRPGDFYLQVVPSAAQAPRLALKCLAPGGGRVQELPVPNEACAYLFTPEWLQGINKDRPTGRLSTCLLSAPSGIQRLPWAELICPRFVHKGGLMVGHRPSTLPPKLPSGPPGLPSPPLPEEALGTRSPGDGHNAPAEGPEGEYVELLEVTLPVRGSPTDAQGSEGLPRTRTVPTRKGAGGKGRHRRHRAWMHQKGLGPRDQDGVRPPGEGSSTGASPGSPPGAEALPEAAALEASESPAETLGEASESFPLRSGDLGGGAGQGAEGPPDTPRRTGKGNRRKKRAAGRGALSRGGDSAPLSPGDKDEASHQEVPVSLHPPNEHELPGCSLLEEEHGGSGKPELELKEELKPADKKEPQPQEACGPLGEPATEKDPEGPSLASAAGPTGPEGLVSDPPPPPLETAQEVGGASVPEEASPVSISDDPDVAWDLMASGFLVLTGGVDQSGRALLTITPPGPPEEPPPSRHVLSTALRYLHSLLRPDLQILGLSVLLDLRKAPPLPPALIPVLSQLQDSGDPPLIQRLLVLTHDDPLTEPCGLQGAELLSESDLKRVAKPEELPWDLGGHREPSPSYWVETHQEVARLCRLCRGVLCSVRRAIEELEGAAEPAGEEAAGMLEPLQKVLADPRLTELQRDGGAILMRLRSTHSSKLEGPGPAAVYQEVDEAIHQLVRLSNLHVQRREQRQRLQRLQQVLQWLSGPGEEQLASFAVPGDSLSALQEKELQFRAFSTEVQERLAQAREALALEEDAASQKVLDVFEQRLEQAESGLHRALRLQRFFQQAHEWVNEGAARLAGAGPGREAALAALALRRAPEPSAGSFQEMRALALDLGSPAALREWGRCRARCQELERRIQQQLGEEASPRGQRRRRADSASSGGAPRGPHSPAPSLSSLLLPGSPGPRAAPSHGSLAPCGEDCADDGPDPAAEAEAGPARPVLIRGLEVSSTEVVDRTCSPREHVLLGRAGGPEGPWGGGTPRMERKRSLSAQQRLVSELIACEQEYVAALSEPAPPPGPELTPDLRGTWAAALGTRERLRSFHRTHFLRELQGCAAHPLRIGACFLRHGDQFSLYAQYVKHRHKLENGLAALGPPTKGSVESGPHLPRALEQPLEQLAQYGRLLEELLREAGPELSSERQALGAAVQLLQEQETRGRDLLAVEAVRGCETDLKEQGQLLHRDPFTVICGRKKCLRHVFLFEHLLLFSKLKGTEGGSETFVYKQAFKTADMGLTENIGDSGLCFELWFRRRRAREAYTLQAASPEIKLKWTSSIAQLLWRQAAHNKELRVQQMVSMGIGNKPFLDIKALGERTLSALLTGRAPETLDSSGDVSPGPRNSPSLQPPHPGSSTPTLASGGILGLSRQSHARALSDPTTPL; translated from the exons ATG GAGCCCGAGCCAGTGGAGGACTGTGTGCAGAGCACGCTTGCCGCCCTGTACCCACCCTTCGAGGCGACAGCCCCCACGCTGTTGGGTCAGGTGTTCCAGGTGGTGGAGAGGACTTATCGGGAGGATGCGCTGAGGTACACGCTGGACTTCCTGGTGCCCGCCAAGCACCTGCTTGCCAAAGTCCAGCAGGAAGCCTGT GCCCAGTACAGCGGCTTCCTCTTCTTCCATGAGGGCTGGCCCCTCTGCCTGCACGAGCAGGTGGTGGTGCAGCTAGCAGCCCTGCCCTGGCAGCTGCTGCGCCCAGGAGACTTCTACCTGCAAGTGGTGCCCTCAGCAGCCCAAGCACCCCGCCTGGCACTCAAGTGCCTGGCCCCGGGGGGTGGGCGGGTCCAGGAATTGCCAGTGCCCAATGAGGCCTGTGCCTACCTGTTCACACCCGAGTGGCTGCAAGGCATCAATAAGGACCGGCCAACAGGTCGCCTCAGCACTTGCCTACTCTCGGCGCCGTCCGGGATTCAGCGGCTGCCCTGGGCAGAACTCATCTGCCCGCGATTTGTGCATAAAGGCGGCCTCATGGTTGGACATCGGCCAAGCACATTGCCCCCCAAGCTGCCCTCTGgacccccagggctccccagcccTCCACTCCCTGAGGAGGCCCTGGGCACCCGGAGTCCTGGCGATGGACACAACGCCCCCGCTGAAGGACCTGAAGGCGAGTACGTGGAGCTGCTCGAGGTGACACTGCCGGTGCGGGGGAGCCCCACAGACGCCCAGGGCTCTGAGGGCCTCCCCAGGACCCGGACGGTACCCACCCGGAAGGGTGCTGGAGGGAAGGGCCGGCACAGGAGACACCGGGCCTGGATGCACCAGAAGGGCCTGGGGCCCCGGGACCAGGATGGGGTGCGCCCACCCGGTGAGGGAAGCAGCACGGGGGCCTCCCCTGGGTCACCCCCAGGAGCCGAGGCTCTCCCAGAAGCAGCAGCTCTCGAGGCATCGGAGTCTCCAGCAGAGACACTGGGGGAAGCCTCTGAATCTTTCCCCCTAAGGTCGGGGGacttgggaggaggggcaggccaGGGGGCCGAAGGACCCCCCGATACCCCTCGGAGAACAGGCAAAGGAAACCGGAGGAAGAAGCGTGCTGCAGGCAGAGGGGCTCTGAGCCGGGGAGGGGACAGTGCTCCACTGAGCCCTGGGGACAAGGACGAGGCCAGCCACCAGGAAGTCCCTGTCAGTCTGCACCCGCCAAATGAGCACGAGCTCCCAGGATGCAGCCTGCTTGAGGAGGAGCACGGAGGCTCAGGGAAGCCGGAGCTGGAGCTGAAAGAGGAACTCAAACCAGCAGACAAAAAAGAGCCTCAGCCCCAAGAAGCCTGCGGACCTCTAGGAGAGCCGGCCACAGAGAAAGATCCAGAGGGACCCAGCCTGGCAAGCGCGGCAG GACCCACAGGTCCAGAGGGGCTCGTGTCagacccaccaccaccacccctggaGACGGCGCAGGAAGTGGGAGGGGCCAGCGTCCCAGAAGAGGCCTCTCCGGTCTCCATCTCTGATGACCCGGATGTAGCTTGGGACTTGATGGCATCTGGATTCCTGGTCCTGACTG GAGGGGTGGACCAGAGTGGGCGAGCTCTGCTGACCATTACCCCACCGGGCCCTCCTGAGGAGCCCCCACCCTCCCGACATGTGCTGAGCACTGCTCTTCGTTACCTCCACTCATTGCTCAG GCCTGATCTCCAGATACTGGGGCTGTCCGTCCTGCTGGACCTTCGGAAGGCACCCCCACTGCCTCCAGCCCTCATTCCTGTCCTAAGTCAACTTCAG GACTCAGGAGACCCTCCGCTCATTCAGCGACTGCTGGTTCTCACTCATGATGATCCTCTGACTGAACCCTGTGGGCTTCAG GGCGCTGAGTTGCTATCAGAGAGTGATCTGAAAAGAGTGGCCAAGCCAGAGGAGCTGCCGTGGGACTTGGGGGGCCACAGGGAACCCTCTCCCAGCTACTGGGTAGAGACACACCAG GAGGTGGCAAGGCTGTGCCGCCTGTGCCGAGGGGTGCTGTGCTCTGTGCGGCGAGCCATCGAGGAGCTGGAGGGAGCAGCCGAGCCAGCGGGAGAG GAGGCCGCGGGAATGCTCGAGCCCCTACAGAAGGTGCTGGCGGATCCACGGCTGACGGAGCTGCAGAGGGACGGGGGCGCCATCCTGATGAGGCTGCGATCCACCCACAGCAGCAA GCTGGAGGGCCCAGGCCCAGCTGCAGTGTACCAGGAGGTGGACGAGGCCATTCACCAGCTTGTGCGCCTCTCCAACCTGCACGTCCAGCGGCGGGAGCAGCGACAGCGCCTGCAGCGACTCCAGCAG GTGCTGCAGTGGCTCTCAGGCCCAGGGGAGGAGCAGCTGGCAAGTTTTGCTGTGCCTGGGGACTCCTTGTCGGCCTTGCAGGAGAAGGAGCTACAGTTCAGGGCTTTCAGCACTGAGGTTCAG GAGCGCCTGGCGCAGGCCCGGGAGGCCCTGGCGCTGGAGGAGGACGCCGCCTCACAGAAGGTTCTGGATGTCTTTGAACAGCGGCTGGAGCAGGCTGAGAGCGGCCTCCATCGGGCCCTGCGGCTCCAGCGCTTTTTCCAGCAG GCGCACGAGTGGGTGAACGAGGGCGCAGCGCGCCTGGCGGGAGCAGGCCCGGGCAGGGAGGCGGCGCTGGCCGCCCTGGCCCTGCGGCGGGCCCCGGAGCCGAGCGCTGGCTCCTTCCAGGAGATGCGGGCCCTGGCCTTGGACCTGGGCAGCCCCGCCGCCCTGCGCGAGTGGGGCCGCTGCCGGGCCCGCTGCCAGGAGCTGGAGAGGAGGATCCAGCAGCAGCTGGGCGAGGAGGCGAGTCCGCGGGGCCAGCGGCGACGGCGGGCGGACAGCGCCAGCAGCGGGGgcgccccccggggcccccacaGCCCGGCGCCCAGCCTcagctccctgctgctccccggCAGTCCGGGCCCACGCGCTGCCCCGTCCCACGGCTCCCTGGCGCCCTGCGGCGAGGACTGCGCGGATGATGGCCCGGACCCAGCTGCGGAGGCGGAGGCTGGGCCTGCGCGGCCGGTGCTCATCCGAGGCCTGGAGGTGAGCAGCACCGAGGTGGTAGACAGGACCTGCTCGCCCCGGGAGCACGTGCTGCTGGGCCGCGCCGGAGGCCCGGaggggccctggggaggaggcACCCCCCGCATGGAGCGCAAGCGGAGCCTCAG TGCCCAACAGCGGCTGGTGTCAGAGCTGATTGCCTGTGAGCAGGAGTACGTGGCCGCCTTGAGCGAGCCAGCGCCACCCCCGGGCCCTGAGCTGACTCCTgacctgaggggcacctgggcggctgcCCTGGGCACCCGCGAGAGGCTTCGCAGCTTCCACCGGACCCACTTCCTCCGGGAGCTTCAGGGCTGCGCGGCCCACCCCCTGCGCATCGGAGCCTGCTTCCTTCGCCAC GGGGACCAGTTCAGCCTTTACGCCCAGTACGTGAAGCACCGTCACAAGCTGGAGAACGGTTTGGCCGCGCTTGGCCCCCCGACCAAG GGCTCCGTGGAGAGTGGCCCTCACCTGCCCCGGGCCTTGGAGCAGCCCCTGGAGCAGCTGGCTCAGTACGGGCGACTGCTGGAGGAGCTCCTAAGGGAAGCTGGGCCTGAGCTCAGTTCGGAGCGCCAGGCTCTGGGGGCTGCAGTGCAGCTGCTCCAGGAACAGGAGACCCGTGGCAGGGACCTGCTGGCTGTGGAAGCAGTGCGTGGCTGCGAG acAGATCTGAAGGAGCAGGGCCAGCTCCTACACCGGGACCCCTTCACCGTCATCTGTGGCCGAAAGAAGTGTCTTCGCCATGTCTTTCTCTTTGAGCATCTCCTCCTGTTCAGCAAACTCAAGGGTACTGAAGGGGGATCAGAGACCTTTGTTTACAAGCAGGCCTTTAAG ACTGCTGACATGGGGCTCACAGAAAACATCGGGGACAGCGGGCTCTGCTTTGAGCTGTGGTTTCGGCGGCGGCGTGCACGAGAAGCATACACTCTGCAGGCAGCCTCCCCGGAGATCAAACTCAAGTGGACCAGTTCCATTGCCCAGCTGCTTTGGAGACAGGCGGCTCACAACAAGG AGCTCCGAGTGCAGCAGATGGTCTCCATGGGCATCGGGAATAAACCCTTCCTGGACATCAAAGCCCTTGGGGAGCGGACGCTCAGTGCCTTGCTCACTGGAAGAG CCCCAGAAACACTTGACTCTTCTGGAGATGTGTCCCCAGGACCAAGAAACAGTCCCAGCCTGCAACCCCCCCACCCTGGGAGCAGCACTCCCACTCTGGCCAGTGGAGGGATCTTAGGGCTGTCCCGGCAG
- the ARHGEF40 gene encoding rho guanine nucleotide exchange factor 40 isoform X2 — translation MEPEPVEDCVQSTLAALYPPFEATAPTLLGQVFQVVERTYREDALRYTLDFLVPAKHLLAKVQQEACAQYSGFLFFHEGWPLCLHEQVVVQLAALPWQLLRPGDFYLQVVPSAAQAPRLALKCLAPGGGRVQELPVPNEACAYLFTPEWLQGINKDRPTGRLSTCLLSAPSGIQRLPWAELICPRFVHKGGLMVGHRPSTLPPKLPSGPPGLPSPPLPEEALGTRSPGDGHNAPAEGPEGEYVELLEVTLPVRGSPTDAQGSEGLPRTRTVPTRKGAGGKGRHRRHRAWMHQKGLGPRDQDGVRPPGEGSSTGASPGSPPGAEALPEAAALEASESPAETLGEASESFPLRSGDLGGGAGQGAEGPPDTPRRTGKGNRRKKRAAGRGALSRGGDSAPLSPGDKDEASHQEVPVSLHPPNEHELPGCSLLEEEHGGSGKPELELKEELKPADKKEPQPQEACGPLGEPATEKDPEGPSLASAAGPTGPEGLVSDPPPPPLETAQEVGGASVPEEASPVSISDDPDVAWDLMASGFLVLTGGVDQSGRALLTITPPGPPEEPPPSRHVLSTALRYLHSLLRPDLQILGLSVLLDLRKAPPLPPALIPVLSQLQDSGDPPLIQRLLVLTHDDPLTEPCGLQGAELLSESDLKRVAKPEELPWDLGGHREPSPSYWVETHQEVARLCRLCRGVLCSVRRAIEELEGAAEPAGEEAAGMLEPLQKVLADPRLTELQRDGGAILMRLRSTHSSKLEGPGPAAVYQEVDEAIHQLVRLSNLHVQRREQRQRLQRLQQVLQWLSGPGEEQLASFAVPGDSLSALQEKELQFRAFSTEVQERLAQAREALALEEDAASQKVLDVFEQRLEQAESGLHRALRLQRFFQQAHEWVNEGAARLAGAGPGREAALAALALRRAPEPSAGSFQEMRALALDLGSPAALREWGRCRARCQELERRIQQQLGEEASPRGQRRRRADSASSGGAPRGPHSPAPSLSSLLLPGSPGPRAAPSHGSLAPCGEDCADDGPDPAAEAEAGPARPVLIRGLEVSSTEVVDRTCSPREHVLLGRAGGPEGPWGGGTPRMERKRSLSAQQRLVSELIACEQEYVAALSEPAPPPGPELTPDLRGTWAAALGTRERLRSFHRTHFLRELQGCAAHPLRIGACFLRHGDQFSLYAQYVKHRHKLENGLAALGPPTKGSVESGPHLPRALEQPLEQLAQYGRLLEELLREAGPELSSERQALGAAVQLLQEQETRGRDLLAVEAVRGCETDLKEQGQLLHRDPFTVICGRKKCLRHVFLFEHLLLFSKLKGTEGGSETFVYKQAFKTADMGLTENIGDSGLCFELWFRRRRAREAYTLQAASPEIKLKWTSSIAQLLWRQAAHNKELRVQQMVSMGIGNKPFLDIKALGERTLSALLTGRAARTRASVAVSSFEHAGPSLPGLSPGACSLPARVEEEAWDLDVKQISLAPETLDSSGDVSPGPRNSPSLQPPHPGSSTPTLASGGILGLSRQSHARALSDPTTPL, via the exons ATG GAGCCCGAGCCAGTGGAGGACTGTGTGCAGAGCACGCTTGCCGCCCTGTACCCACCCTTCGAGGCGACAGCCCCCACGCTGTTGGGTCAGGTGTTCCAGGTGGTGGAGAGGACTTATCGGGAGGATGCGCTGAGGTACACGCTGGACTTCCTGGTGCCCGCCAAGCACCTGCTTGCCAAAGTCCAGCAGGAAGCCTGT GCCCAGTACAGCGGCTTCCTCTTCTTCCATGAGGGCTGGCCCCTCTGCCTGCACGAGCAGGTGGTGGTGCAGCTAGCAGCCCTGCCCTGGCAGCTGCTGCGCCCAGGAGACTTCTACCTGCAAGTGGTGCCCTCAGCAGCCCAAGCACCCCGCCTGGCACTCAAGTGCCTGGCCCCGGGGGGTGGGCGGGTCCAGGAATTGCCAGTGCCCAATGAGGCCTGTGCCTACCTGTTCACACCCGAGTGGCTGCAAGGCATCAATAAGGACCGGCCAACAGGTCGCCTCAGCACTTGCCTACTCTCGGCGCCGTCCGGGATTCAGCGGCTGCCCTGGGCAGAACTCATCTGCCCGCGATTTGTGCATAAAGGCGGCCTCATGGTTGGACATCGGCCAAGCACATTGCCCCCCAAGCTGCCCTCTGgacccccagggctccccagcccTCCACTCCCTGAGGAGGCCCTGGGCACCCGGAGTCCTGGCGATGGACACAACGCCCCCGCTGAAGGACCTGAAGGCGAGTACGTGGAGCTGCTCGAGGTGACACTGCCGGTGCGGGGGAGCCCCACAGACGCCCAGGGCTCTGAGGGCCTCCCCAGGACCCGGACGGTACCCACCCGGAAGGGTGCTGGAGGGAAGGGCCGGCACAGGAGACACCGGGCCTGGATGCACCAGAAGGGCCTGGGGCCCCGGGACCAGGATGGGGTGCGCCCACCCGGTGAGGGAAGCAGCACGGGGGCCTCCCCTGGGTCACCCCCAGGAGCCGAGGCTCTCCCAGAAGCAGCAGCTCTCGAGGCATCGGAGTCTCCAGCAGAGACACTGGGGGAAGCCTCTGAATCTTTCCCCCTAAGGTCGGGGGacttgggaggaggggcaggccaGGGGGCCGAAGGACCCCCCGATACCCCTCGGAGAACAGGCAAAGGAAACCGGAGGAAGAAGCGTGCTGCAGGCAGAGGGGCTCTGAGCCGGGGAGGGGACAGTGCTCCACTGAGCCCTGGGGACAAGGACGAGGCCAGCCACCAGGAAGTCCCTGTCAGTCTGCACCCGCCAAATGAGCACGAGCTCCCAGGATGCAGCCTGCTTGAGGAGGAGCACGGAGGCTCAGGGAAGCCGGAGCTGGAGCTGAAAGAGGAACTCAAACCAGCAGACAAAAAAGAGCCTCAGCCCCAAGAAGCCTGCGGACCTCTAGGAGAGCCGGCCACAGAGAAAGATCCAGAGGGACCCAGCCTGGCAAGCGCGGCAG GACCCACAGGTCCAGAGGGGCTCGTGTCagacccaccaccaccacccctggaGACGGCGCAGGAAGTGGGAGGGGCCAGCGTCCCAGAAGAGGCCTCTCCGGTCTCCATCTCTGATGACCCGGATGTAGCTTGGGACTTGATGGCATCTGGATTCCTGGTCCTGACTG GAGGGGTGGACCAGAGTGGGCGAGCTCTGCTGACCATTACCCCACCGGGCCCTCCTGAGGAGCCCCCACCCTCCCGACATGTGCTGAGCACTGCTCTTCGTTACCTCCACTCATTGCTCAG GCCTGATCTCCAGATACTGGGGCTGTCCGTCCTGCTGGACCTTCGGAAGGCACCCCCACTGCCTCCAGCCCTCATTCCTGTCCTAAGTCAACTTCAG GACTCAGGAGACCCTCCGCTCATTCAGCGACTGCTGGTTCTCACTCATGATGATCCTCTGACTGAACCCTGTGGGCTTCAG GGCGCTGAGTTGCTATCAGAGAGTGATCTGAAAAGAGTGGCCAAGCCAGAGGAGCTGCCGTGGGACTTGGGGGGCCACAGGGAACCCTCTCCCAGCTACTGGGTAGAGACACACCAG GAGGTGGCAAGGCTGTGCCGCCTGTGCCGAGGGGTGCTGTGCTCTGTGCGGCGAGCCATCGAGGAGCTGGAGGGAGCAGCCGAGCCAGCGGGAGAG GAGGCCGCGGGAATGCTCGAGCCCCTACAGAAGGTGCTGGCGGATCCACGGCTGACGGAGCTGCAGAGGGACGGGGGCGCCATCCTGATGAGGCTGCGATCCACCCACAGCAGCAA GCTGGAGGGCCCAGGCCCAGCTGCAGTGTACCAGGAGGTGGACGAGGCCATTCACCAGCTTGTGCGCCTCTCCAACCTGCACGTCCAGCGGCGGGAGCAGCGACAGCGCCTGCAGCGACTCCAGCAG GTGCTGCAGTGGCTCTCAGGCCCAGGGGAGGAGCAGCTGGCAAGTTTTGCTGTGCCTGGGGACTCCTTGTCGGCCTTGCAGGAGAAGGAGCTACAGTTCAGGGCTTTCAGCACTGAGGTTCAG GAGCGCCTGGCGCAGGCCCGGGAGGCCCTGGCGCTGGAGGAGGACGCCGCCTCACAGAAGGTTCTGGATGTCTTTGAACAGCGGCTGGAGCAGGCTGAGAGCGGCCTCCATCGGGCCCTGCGGCTCCAGCGCTTTTTCCAGCAG GCGCACGAGTGGGTGAACGAGGGCGCAGCGCGCCTGGCGGGAGCAGGCCCGGGCAGGGAGGCGGCGCTGGCCGCCCTGGCCCTGCGGCGGGCCCCGGAGCCGAGCGCTGGCTCCTTCCAGGAGATGCGGGCCCTGGCCTTGGACCTGGGCAGCCCCGCCGCCCTGCGCGAGTGGGGCCGCTGCCGGGCCCGCTGCCAGGAGCTGGAGAGGAGGATCCAGCAGCAGCTGGGCGAGGAGGCGAGTCCGCGGGGCCAGCGGCGACGGCGGGCGGACAGCGCCAGCAGCGGGGgcgccccccggggcccccacaGCCCGGCGCCCAGCCTcagctccctgctgctccccggCAGTCCGGGCCCACGCGCTGCCCCGTCCCACGGCTCCCTGGCGCCCTGCGGCGAGGACTGCGCGGATGATGGCCCGGACCCAGCTGCGGAGGCGGAGGCTGGGCCTGCGCGGCCGGTGCTCATCCGAGGCCTGGAGGTGAGCAGCACCGAGGTGGTAGACAGGACCTGCTCGCCCCGGGAGCACGTGCTGCTGGGCCGCGCCGGAGGCCCGGaggggccctggggaggaggcACCCCCCGCATGGAGCGCAAGCGGAGCCTCAG TGCCCAACAGCGGCTGGTGTCAGAGCTGATTGCCTGTGAGCAGGAGTACGTGGCCGCCTTGAGCGAGCCAGCGCCACCCCCGGGCCCTGAGCTGACTCCTgacctgaggggcacctgggcggctgcCCTGGGCACCCGCGAGAGGCTTCGCAGCTTCCACCGGACCCACTTCCTCCGGGAGCTTCAGGGCTGCGCGGCCCACCCCCTGCGCATCGGAGCCTGCTTCCTTCGCCAC GGGGACCAGTTCAGCCTTTACGCCCAGTACGTGAAGCACCGTCACAAGCTGGAGAACGGTTTGGCCGCGCTTGGCCCCCCGACCAAG GGCTCCGTGGAGAGTGGCCCTCACCTGCCCCGGGCCTTGGAGCAGCCCCTGGAGCAGCTGGCTCAGTACGGGCGACTGCTGGAGGAGCTCCTAAGGGAAGCTGGGCCTGAGCTCAGTTCGGAGCGCCAGGCTCTGGGGGCTGCAGTGCAGCTGCTCCAGGAACAGGAGACCCGTGGCAGGGACCTGCTGGCTGTGGAAGCAGTGCGTGGCTGCGAG acAGATCTGAAGGAGCAGGGCCAGCTCCTACACCGGGACCCCTTCACCGTCATCTGTGGCCGAAAGAAGTGTCTTCGCCATGTCTTTCTCTTTGAGCATCTCCTCCTGTTCAGCAAACTCAAGGGTACTGAAGGGGGATCAGAGACCTTTGTTTACAAGCAGGCCTTTAAG ACTGCTGACATGGGGCTCACAGAAAACATCGGGGACAGCGGGCTCTGCTTTGAGCTGTGGTTTCGGCGGCGGCGTGCACGAGAAGCATACACTCTGCAGGCAGCCTCCCCGGAGATCAAACTCAAGTGGACCAGTTCCATTGCCCAGCTGCTTTGGAGACAGGCGGCTCACAACAAGG AGCTCCGAGTGCAGCAGATGGTCTCCATGGGCATCGGGAATAAACCCTTCCTGGACATCAAAGCCCTTGGGGAGCGGACGCTCAGTGCCTTGCTCACTGGAAGAG CCGCCCGCACCCGGGCTTCCGTGGCCGTGTCATCCTTTGAGCATGCCGGCCCTTCCCTTCCCGGCCTCTCACCGGGAGCCTGCTCCCTGCCTGCCCGCGTCGAGGAGGAGGCCTGGGATCTGGACGTCAAGCAAATTTCCCTGG CCCCAGAAACACTTGACTCTTCTGGAGATGTGTCCCCAGGACCAAGAAACAGTCCCAGCCTGCAACCCCCCCACCCTGGGAGCAGCACTCCCACTCTGGCCAGTGGAGGGATCTTAGGGCTGTCCCGGCAG